Within Candidatus Thorarchaeota archaeon, the genomic segment TTATAATCACACCCTCAATATCACAAATCCGCAGCTTATCCAGTTCGATAGCAGTACTTGGGACGCAGACCATCCAATCTTCCATGACATTAACGAACTTGTTCTCATGACCTCTACGTTGAAGCCAATCGATGCCTCTTGTGCCATTGCGCATGGATATGACACATCTTTCGCGCAGTACAGAAAGGGTCCCTTTACTTTTGCGAACATCTCATTCCCAAATACAACCGAGTACGAGTCACATCCTCTCTCGTATTCAGCAGTAAATGGTACTTTTCCACCCTGGCTTGCTGCGTTTGAGTTCAATGGAAGCCGTGTCATTGTTTCTGGGTCAACAATAATGTTCTCAGGTCGTCCTATTGACTTGCCCGAATCGGACTCGCGTTCCGAGACTCAATGGTTCTACATGGCCGATAATTCTAGGCTATTCATGAACATGCTCAACTGGCTTTCAGCAGATTTTGTTGAGCCTCCAAGTGCAATCTTCCCCATGCTGGTCTTGTCATCAGCCATCCTTCTTGTGGGAATTGCTTATTATGCGTTTAAAAAGATACGATAAGTTTCACGGGGAACTACCATGGTAGTTTCCCAATGCCCTTTCTTTTTAGTGCCTCTTCAACTCTGTACTTCAAGTCTGATATGCCCTCTCTCTTTGTAGCAGATGTGATCACAAGATTAAGTGGCCTATCAGGGACTTCCTCTCCTAATCGTTGAGTCACATACTCGATTGTTCTCTGTTGTTCTCGTTTCTTTACCTTGTCTATCTTATTTCCTACAACTATGACCTGTGGCGATATCTCGCTGAGAAATGTGTAGAATTCAATATCGATTGGAATCTCCCCTCTGCTCTCCCAGCGTTCGGCAATCTCCCGAAACAGGGACACATCTAAAATGAGTACAGCGAGTACTAACCGATCGCTCCATGATTCAAGTTTTTTTACAATAGTTGTCTTCATCTCCTCGATTTCTGATTTACTGCGTTTGGCCATGAAGCCAAAACCTGGGATGTCAATGAATACGACTGGCCCCATATCGATTGGGATCTCCCATGTAGTGCTTCCCGGTTTCTTGCCTACTCGCACTTTTTTCCCCGTGAGCAACCGGATAAGACTACTTTTACCCACATTGCTTCTACCAGCGAACACCACAAGTGGCTTCTCTTCTTCTTCTTCAATCCCAGAACTGTCTTGTCTGTGCATATGTCTTCTCCGCCTTTGCTATGGCTCTCAACAATTGCAGTCGGTCCTTGGCGCTACTAGGTGTCAAAATCCTTGAGGCTGTAGTTGGGCCAATACCCCTTCCGGCCATTGTCAGTAATGCAAGTTTTCCGTATGTGGATACCATTGTTGCTGAGAGCATTGCGCCTCTAAATTTTTTCTCCTCCTCTTTTGATAGAGGTTTTCCCCCTTTTCTCTTTCGGATAATGGTCCTTAATGCTGTGTCACTGGTCGATGTTACTGCAACCATCTTGGAACCACACAACGGGCATGTGATTGGATCGTCAAGAGTCGATATGGTACGGACCGAGTCCCAGTCCCCCGACAAGCATACCAACCTGAGTCGACTTGACCGTAGTCTTGTTTCAAGCAATCTGAGGATCTCGTCTTCCTCGGTGAGTTCCCCCATTACCTCAAATCTGGATTGCCTCTCCAAAATCAATTTTGCCAGAGGTGAGGGTTCTTCTGTTCGAACAATCACTAACTTGCGTTTTCCTGCTGCTATGTCCTCAAAGATGTCCCCCATTCGGTTCTCGTCCATCTTTTCGCGTAAGACCTCTTGCATAGCCTCATCAAAGACTGGGGTCTCGCCATAGGCATTCATGAGATACTTGACTGGAATGTCTTTGATGCGTGCATCTTTCTTTATGATTCGCATCCGACGAGCAACATGAATGAAACGGGATGCAAAGGTCTGTGTCTTACGCAATGCCAGCCTCAGAATGAATGAGACCTGTTCTCTATTATATCCGCCAAGGATGCTCTTTACATCTTCAGCATGAAGCAGCTCCGAAGCAGTGAGAAGAATCCTATAGGGATCGCGTTCCACTGCAACATCGATTCCTGTCTGTGTTGTGAGGAGCGATGCGATCACAATTCCTAATGCCTCATTAGTCATCGTTCCAAAGGGGGCATGGATCACTATTGTCTCTCCAAAACTCTCGATCACAAGTCTGTTCTTATCCGGGAGGACGCCTAATACGGACATGGACTTAGAAATCATCTCATACAGGTGACTTGAAGCATCTGCTGAGAGGCCATATCGTGTAGTAAGTTCGGCTAATGATTTCTCTCTATTCTCTGTGGCAATCTTGTTCCATACATCGGCAACCTCACTGGCGACCTCGTAGGGGACCGGGATCATCTCGCCAACCCATCGTGGGGCTTCTGATCCCTTTTCACTGATAGGTGCACATAGTACTTCATTCTCCTCGATTGTGACCACTTGATATGGTCTGCCCCGTATAATGAATACCGAACCTGTTTCGACATTATCTGCGACATAATCCTCATCAAGAACTCCAATACTCTTTCGGGTGACACTATCAACTGCTGTAATTTGTCTAATGTCTGGAATCATGCTTAGGTTCTCGTAGTAATATTGCCGTGTTCTATATCCCATCTTGACCGAGTCGCTCTCGCGTCGTGCTAGTTTCTGTTGGATCATGAATGATAGGATGGTTTCAAGTTGCTCTTCATCGACTGAATGGAATGGATATGCGGATTGCACTATCTCTAAGAGGCCACTCACATCAATCTCCCCCATGTCAAGAAGAATTCCTGCGATTTGATGGCAGAGCACATCCCATGCATTAGTCGGGATGTCCGCAGGTTCTACTTTATTGGATCGCGCGCGTCGCAAGATGACTCCTGACTCTGTTATATCATCAATATTGACAGTTGAGATAAATATGCCCTCTGAGATTTTTCCAATCGCATGCCCCGCTCGGCCTGTACGTTGGAGCGCGCGTGAGACCTCTCGTGGACTACTATATTGGATGACCAGATCGGCGTATCCAATGTCTATTCCCAGCTCAAGACTCGAAGTGGCAATAATTGCTCGCGATTGTCCTGTTTTTAGTCGGTCTTCTGCTGCATGGCGAATTGACTTGGATAATGATCCGTGATGCACATCGAATTCGAAATCGGGATCTAAGAGGTGCATCTTTGCCCCAAGGATCTCTGCAAAAGACCTTGTATTTGTAAAAATGATTGTTGACCGGTGTGCGTTAATATGCTCCACAATTCGACGCAGACGTGCTGTAGAATGTGCTGGATAGACTATTTTTTTACTTAATTCATAGTCCGTCTTGGTCGGAGTGGGCATCTCTACTTGAAGTTTGAACTCTCTGTTTCTGTATCCTGCCCAGATGGTTTTGGTATGATGTCGCATTCCTCCCAGAAGAAGGGCGACCTCCCTTGGATTGCCCACCGTTGCCGAGAGACCAATTCTACGAATGGGTTTCCCAACTAGTCTTTCTAGACGCTCTAATGCAAGACTAAGTTGAACTCCCCTTTTACTATCTGCCAGTTCATGGACCTCATCCACAACCACCGTAAAGACGGTCTTGAGATTATATCGTAATCTCTTCCCCGGTAGGATTGCCTGTAGTGACTCGGGAGTTGTGATTAGCAGGCTGGGTGGATTAAGTGACTGCTTTCTACGGAAGTACTGACTTGTGTCACCATGGCGTACAGATACAGTAAGGCCAATGTGGTGACATAATCCCTCAATGCGTTTAAACACATCCCGATTAAGAGCACGTAATGGTGTCACATATAGGATATAGAATCCGTAGAGACCTCCCTGTTTTTCCTTTATCGTCAATAATTGATGAAGTAACGGTAATAATGCAGCCTCTGTTTTACCAGTGCCAGTTGGGGCCAAAAGCAAAAGATTCTCGTCTGTGTCCAAAATGGATGGAATTGCTTTCTGTTGAATATCTGTGGGACTAGTTATTCCTTGATGGCTCAAAAATTGACTTATCCGCGAATCAAGACTTGCAAACACATCCATTAGCGTTGCTTCCTCTTTCGGAGGTCATGTTCTATTTCATTGATCAAGATTCGAATATCGGTCTGTAACGTAATTCTAGATGTCTGTGACCTCTCTTGTAGCATCTTAATTAGTTCTTTAATACTCTGAGCCTGTAAAATCGTCTGCTTGGTAATTTGTTCCATTTCGCCAATATTTGAAAAGTGGGCTGCGGCTCTCTCGAACGAGGCCCAGATAGACTCAGTATCTTGGCCGTCCAAAAAAACACCCCTCTTGGGGGAATTATTCCTCGCCTGTGTCTTCACCGTATACTGTATATCCAAGAATCAAGAGCAGGGCAACAATACCTAATATTTCCAGTATAATCGTGACAATCTGAGTGGTCGTTTCTGCCTGCATGTCAATCACGCACTTCCAAAATTAGCTCTCTTATAATGATTACTGACAACTAACTGTTGTACTATGCTGTGACTTTTCGCTCCTCATAGAATCTATCGATGAAGCTCCCATACACATCAACTGCTTCTGTGAGAGAGTTGACCTCATCAATGACCATCTCAAGTCCACATGATCCGCATTTGACCACGGCCATGCCATTGTCACGGTAGAGTTCGATCTTAATTGCAGTGTTACCGCATTCAGGACATGGATAGACATCGGGGATTCTCTTCTGTGGTCTTCGGATCACTTTTTGTCTGCGTCGTCTTCCCAATTTATACACCTTACCTATTTTTCACAGTCCAACTAGCTCTGTGAAAAGGAGCAATTTCAACCACTTGAAGAGTTCATTTAAGCATTGTGTTAAGTATACTTCTGTTTGATTTACGCATAGTTGTCTAAACAGAAGATTTCTTATTGTTGATATATCCCGCTCACTTGACTATGTCCGACCTCTCAAAAAACGCTCAATGTGTCTTACGCATCCTCCAAACTGCTGAGTCTTTGACGACATCAGAGATTTTGGAGATTGCCAGAAAAGAAGATTTCTCAGATCTCTGTAACGATTGCGCTGGTGGCGATTCTTTCGTTGCAGCAGCAAATGAGCTTGTCACACAGGGTCTGATAACTAAAAAATTCGGGAAGGGCGGCTATCGCTGGTCATTAGTGAGGGAATAATATCTTGACTGA encodes:
- the engB gene encoding GTP-binding protein EngB → MHRQDSSGIEEEEEKPLVVFAGRSNVGKSSLIRLLTGKKVRVGKKPGSTTWEIPIDMGPVVFIDIPGFGFMAKRSKSEIEEMKTTIVKKLESWSDRLVLAVLILDVSLFREIAERWESRGEIPIDIEFYTFLSEISPQVIVVGNKIDKVKKREQQRTIEYVTQRLGEEVPDRPLNLVITSATKREGISDLKYRVEEALKRKGIGKLPW
- a CDS encoding DEAD/DEAH box helicase, with the protein product MDVFASLDSRISQFLSHQGITSPTDIQQKAIPSILDTDENLLLLAPTGTGKTEAALLPLLHQLLTIKEKQGGLYGFYILYVTPLRALNRDVFKRIEGLCHHIGLTVSVRHGDTSQYFRRKQSLNPPSLLITTPESLQAILPGKRLRYNLKTVFTVVVDEVHELADSKRGVQLSLALERLERLVGKPIRRIGLSATVGNPREVALLLGGMRHHTKTIWAGYRNREFKLQVEMPTPTKTDYELSKKIVYPAHSTARLRRIVEHINAHRSTIIFTNTRSFAEILGAKMHLLDPDFEFDVHHGSLSKSIRHAAEDRLKTGQSRAIIATSSLELGIDIGYADLVIQYSSPREVSRALQRTGRAGHAIGKISEGIFISTVNIDDITESGVILRRARSNKVEPADIPTNAWDVLCHQIAGILLDMGEIDVSGLLEIVQSAYPFHSVDEEQLETILSFMIQQKLARRESDSVKMGYRTRQYYYENLSMIPDIRQITAVDSVTRKSIGVLDEDYVADNVETGSVFIIRGRPYQVVTIEENEVLCAPISEKGSEAPRWVGEMIPVPYEVASEVADVWNKIATENREKSLAELTTRYGLSADASSHLYEMISKSMSVLGVLPDKNRLVIESFGETIVIHAPFGTMTNEALGIVIASLLTTQTGIDVAVERDPYRILLTASELLHAEDVKSILGGYNREQVSFILRLALRKTQTFASRFIHVARRMRIIKKDARIKDIPVKYLMNAYGETPVFDEAMQEVLREKMDENRMGDIFEDIAAGKRKLVIVRTEEPSPLAKLILERQSRFEVMGELTEEDEILRLLETRLRSSRLRLVCLSGDWDSVRTISTLDDPITCPLCGSKMVAVTSTSDTALRTIIRKRKGGKPLSKEEEKKFRGAMLSATMVSTYGKLALLTMAGRGIGPTTASRILTPSSAKDRLQLLRAIAKAEKTYAQTRQFWD
- a CDS encoding transcription elongation factor — encoded protein: MGRRRRQKVIRRPQKRIPDVYPCPECGNTAIKIELYRDNGMAVVKCGSCGLEMVIDEVNSLTEAVDVYGSFIDRFYEERKVTA